A genome region from Candidatus Margulisiibacteriota bacterium includes the following:
- the pseC gene encoding UDP-4-amino-4,6-dideoxy-N-acetyl-beta-L-altrosamine transaminase — MDKLALHGGTPVRDTMLPYGKQSIDEQDIDSVINTLKSDFLTTGPKVKEFEDKIARFVGAKYAVSFSSGTAALHGAAFAAGFGKEHEIITTPLSFAATANCILYQQATPVFVDINKNNLNLSYKSVFSYIKQNYVFLNNNLVNKKTKKRLKGIIPVHFAGHPVRLDKFYRLAKKYNLIIIEDAAHAFGSSLYGWGKWQPTGNCSFSHMAIFSFHPVKHITTGEGGIVTTNNRHLYNYLCQFRTHGITRNPDFLNNNPGPWHYEMQFLGNNYRLSDISAALGISQLRKSYSFLQKRVKIVSHYIKAFSNDKAIILPKEKKWARSSWHIFVVRLNLKNLKTTRDEIFQALLAENIGVNVHYIPIYKHPYYVRQKPYLAGIMDTTERVFKEIITLPLYPDMTEKDVNDVIKAVKKVLEFYRKK; from the coding sequence ATGGATAAACTTGCATTACACGGCGGCACCCCAGTTAGAGACACGATGCTTCCATACGGAAAGCAAAGCATCGATGAACAAGACATTGATTCGGTTATCAATACGCTAAAAAGCGATTTCCTGACTACAGGACCAAAAGTAAAAGAATTCGAAGACAAAATAGCCCGGTTCGTCGGCGCTAAATATGCAGTTTCATTCAGCTCGGGCACTGCAGCCCTTCACGGCGCAGCTTTTGCGGCAGGTTTCGGGAAAGAGCATGAGATAATCACGACGCCTTTGTCATTTGCTGCAACGGCCAATTGCATCCTTTATCAGCAGGCCACCCCTGTTTTTGTTGATATAAACAAAAACAATCTTAACTTAAGCTATAAAAGCGTATTCTCTTATATTAAACAAAACTATGTATTCCTTAACAACAATCTCGTCAACAAAAAAACAAAAAAAAGATTAAAAGGCATTATCCCGGTCCATTTTGCCGGACATCCGGTACGGCTCGACAAATTCTACAGGTTAGCAAAAAAATATAACCTTATTATTATAGAAGATGCCGCGCATGCCTTTGGAAGTTCTCTTTATGGCTGGGGAAAATGGCAGCCAACAGGAAACTGCAGCTTTTCTCATATGGCAATTTTCAGCTTTCATCCGGTTAAGCATATAACAACCGGAGAGGGTGGGATCGTTACCACAAATAACAGGCACCTCTATAACTATCTCTGTCAGTTTCGCACCCATGGCATTACCCGAAACCCTGACTTTCTCAATAATAATCCCGGACCCTGGCACTACGAAATGCAATTTCTGGGAAACAATTACCGGCTGAGCGACATAAGTGCGGCATTAGGCATATCGCAACTGCGGAAAAGCTATAGTTTCCTGCAAAAGCGTGTAAAAATCGTCTCGCACTACATAAAAGCGTTTTCAAACGACAAAGCAATAATACTACCCAAAGAAAAAAAATGGGCCCGTTCTTCCTGGCATATCTTTGTTGTCAGGCTAAACCTAAAAAACCTAAAAACTACCAGAGATGAAATATTCCAGGCACTTTTAGCTGAAAATATCGGGGTCAATGTCCATTACATTCCAATATACAAACACCCTTATTATGTCCGCCAGAAACCCTACCTTGCAGGGATTATGGATACTACAGAGCGTGTGTTTAAAGAAATAATCACATTACCTCTCTATCCTGACATGACAGAAAAAGATGTGAATGACGTCATCAAGGCCGTTAAAAAAGTGCTGGAGTTTTACAGAAAAAAATAA